A part of Antennarius striatus isolate MH-2024 chromosome 21, ASM4005453v1, whole genome shotgun sequence genomic DNA contains:
- the rexo4 gene encoding RNA exonuclease 4, translated as MSKVDEKKTTSPAKGQQPKSTKKNNTAKKKRKQWMKEKFKRKMPPPKDKQKSKIQQLAPPKDAEQFSVNWKKLQEMLKASEKDKKQSTQPQHHNGSLAQKGAEKMSTKNNLKSNVCPRQTDTGKIVNHKTLIISAVNKNSQAKVPCVSGIKPVVTKRKLNKEMSGSKQPVKKRSLVVEERKPTEDDLWFDDVDPDDIEAAVGPEAADIMRKKQGVQKNTNTESALVKEKAFEGLTKAVAIDCEMVGVGPNGEDSILARVSLVNQFGKCIYDKHVKPTERVTDYRTAVSGIRPADIKNGEDVQIVRREVGEILQGRVVVGHAIHNDLKILLLDHPKKKIRDTQKYKFFKKTVKSSRPSLKLLCREILNVNVQQGEHSSIQDAQATMRLYTLAKKQWEAEVKASQKKNDSEKRIKRKPRFSKNNREKLLGL; from the exons ATGTCAAAGGTGGATGAGAAAAAGACAACCTCTCCTGCTAAAGGACAGCAGCCGAAAtctacaaagaaaaataacactgcgaaaaagaagaggaaacagtGGATGAaagagaagttcaaaaggaaaATGCCTCCcccaaaagacaaacaaaaatctaaaattCAGCAATTGGCACCACCTAAAGATGCTGAACAGTTCTCTGTTAACTGGAAAAAATTACAAGAG ATGCTGAAGGCCAGTGAAAAGGATAAGAAACAGTCTACGCAACCACAACACCACAATGGCAGTCTGGCACAAAAGGGGGCTGAAAAGATGTctactaaaaataatttaaagagcAATGTTTGTCctagacaaacagacacagggaAAATAGTGAATCACAAAACGCTTATTATTAGTGCTGTCAACAAGAACTCTCAGGCAAAGGTTCCATGTGTCTCAGGGATAAAACCCGTAGTTACAAAAAGGAAATTGAACAAGGAAATGTCAGGCAGTAAGCAACCAGTTAAGAAGAGGTCGCTTGTGGTTGAAGAGCGGAAACCTACAGA GGATGATCTTTGGTTTGATGATGTAGACCCTGATGATATTGAGGCAGCAGTTGGACCAGAGGCAGCAGATATcatgaggaagaagcagggTGTTCAGAAGAACACTAACACAGAGAGTGCTTTGGTCAAAGAGAAAGCCTTTGAGGG CCTCACCAAAGCTGTGGCCATTGATTGTGAGATGGTGGGAGTGGGTCCCAATGGAGAGGACAGCATCTTGGCTCGTGTGTCCCTTGTGAACCAGTTTGGGAAATGTATCTATGACAAACACGTGAAACCCACAGAAAGGGTGACAGACTACAGGACAGCCGTCAGCGGCATACGACCGGCGGACATCAAAAATG GTGAGGATGTACAGATTGTTCGTAGGGAGGTTGGTGAGATCTTGCAAGGCAGAGTTGTGGTTGGACACGCCATACACAATGACCTAAAG ATTTTACTGTTGGATcatccaaaaaagaaaatccgGGACACTCAGAAGTACAAATTTTTTAAGAAGACTGTGAAG TCCAGCCGACCGTCCTTGAAACTTCTGTGCAGAGAAATTCTCAACGTAAATGTCCAGCAGGGTGAACATTCATCT ATCCAAGATGCACAAGCCACAATGAGGCTGTACACGCTGGCAAAAAAACAGTGGGAAGCCGAGGTTAAAGCCAGTCAGAAGAAGAATGACTCTGAGAAACGGATTAAGAGAAAACCCAGGTTTTCAAAGAACAATCGTGAGAAGCTCTTGGGATTATGA